GCGAAGGTCGGCCGGGGCGAGACCGTCGTCGTCATCGGCACCGGCGGCATCGGCCTCAACGTCATCCAGGGCGCCCGGATCGCGGGCGCGCTGACGATCGTGGCCGTCGACACCAACCCGGAGAAGGAGGCGGTGGCCCGGCAGTTCGGCGCCACCCACTTCCTCGCCTCCACCGACGGCGTACGGGAGATCCTGCCCACCGGCGCCGACCACGTCTTCGAGTGCGTCGGACACACGGGCCTCGTCCGTACCGCGATCGACCTCCTCGACCGGCACGGCCAGGCGATCCTCCTCGGCATGACCGCACCGACGGCCGAGGCGAGCTTCCCGCCCGCCGCGATGTTCCTGGACAAGTCGATCCTGGGCTGCCGCTACGGCTCCTCCCGCCCCCAGAAGGACATCGCCCTCTACGCGGAGCTGTACCGCTCCGGCACCCTCCTCCTCGACGAGCTGGTGACCCGGACGTACCCCGTGGAGGACTTCGCACGGGCCGTCGAGGACGCGGAGCGGGGGAAGGTGGCGCGAGGGGTGCTCACTTTCTGAGGCGCGGGGTGTGCGCCTTCTGAGGCCGTACGGATGAGGTGGCGACGGGGACCTCGTCCTGGACCCCCCAGGGCACGTACTCGTTGCTGCCCCACCAGGCCCGGCAGACCCCCGCCCACGGCGCCAGCATCGCGACGAGGCCGAGCAGGAACCCCGTCCCACCGGACGGATGACCGAAGAGGAACGGCAGCAGCGCGGCGGCCCCCAGGCCGAAGGCGACGAGTGAGGGGAGATGGACGCGCCGCTGGTAGCGGCGCGCGTCGTCCACGGTGTCCAGGCCCATGTACA
Above is a genomic segment from Streptomyces sp. NBC_00094 containing:
- a CDS encoding Zn-dependent alcohol dehydrogenase, coding for MRGVVFDGKSVQVVDDLEVRDPGPGEVLVGIAAAGLCHSDLSVVDGTIPFPPPVVLGHEGAGVVEAVGPGVTHVVPGDHVALSTLANCGACADCDRGRPTMCRKAIGMPGQPFSRASTGQALFQFASNSSFAERTVVKAVQAVRIPKDIPLTSAALMGCGVLTGVGAVLNRAKVGRGETVVVIGTGGIGLNVIQGARIAGALTIVAVDTNPEKEAVARQFGATHFLASTDGVREILPTGADHVFECVGHTGLVRTAIDLLDRHGQAILLGMTAPTAEASFPPAAMFLDKSILGCRYGSSRPQKDIALYAELYRSGTLLLDELVTRTYPVEDFARAVEDAERGKVARGVLTF